The Sulfolobus islandicus Y.N.15.51 sequence ATATCAGTTATATTAGTTTTTTTCAAACTCTCCTCACTTACTCCTAAAGGTGTGAGTACCTTTAGAGATTCTCTGAGTAGTTGATCAACGTAATATTCTATATCTATTCTGTTTTTCTCCTTGACAAAGAAAAAAGGTTCTGCACGATCATGAACACTACCATGACCCTTTACTATAAGATAACCTATTCTTGAATCTTTAGATATTAAATAACCAGATTGAATAGCTTTTCTTGCAGCAACTACAAAAGCTAGTTGTTTATCGTACTCGCTAAGATCTTTTTCTATATGAACCCAAGTTATTAATTCCCTAATATTAAATTCCCCTCTCCTCAACTTGATTACAGCAGACTTAACTAACTTTACTGCTTTCTTAACATCTTTACTAATTAATATTTCTTCTACAACTTTTCTTTTTACATTCCTAACCAATTCACAAAGATCCATATCCTCTTTACCTATTCTTGCAATATCTATCTTATCTCCTTCTAATAACCCTGCATACCTATCATTACCTAAGATTAATAATGATCTGTAGATCTTCCTTACCTTAAGGTTAAGATCGTATAGGCTATTTATCTTAAATATTAATTCATTCAGTTTATCTCCAGATCCTCCTTTCACAAATACTAAAAGGTCATTAGCTAAAATCGCTTCGAAACCTGAGTTTTTAATTAGATCTATAACCAACTTAACTATTTCATAACTTAACTCGTCTACCGCACTTGCAATCTCTCTTGAGTACCATCTTGAATTTATCCAATGAATATAATCATAAAATGATGACATTAATTCTTCAATTACCTCTAATTTTCTAATATCTTGAATATTACTTAATTCTTCCAGAAATGTTTTATAAAGACTTGACGGTTCTCTCTTAAATTTGTAATTAGAGATTGTGGACACATAACAATCATCGCACTGCCCTTTGACTAGAGTATCTGGACCTATATTGAATTTCCTTATTACTGATAGATAAACTGATGATATATCAAGAACATAAGCATCGCTATAGATACCAATCTTTGGTTCAATAACGGTCTTCTTTATTTTTAAAGAACGATTAGGATTATCCATTCGAACTGGGATTAATTCCTCAGATTTTGCAGCGGTCCTTATTAGTGAAGCCTCGATCCTATTTCCCCAACTAGCTACTGATAATTTATCTAAAGGTAGACCAGTTATCTTAACCAGTTCACTATAAGGCGATAATAGAAAGTTGCCTAATAGATAAATGGATTTAGCATTTTCTAAACTATATTGTTTGACTAGATCTCTATTCTTCTCGTCATCCCAATATCTTGAAATTTCATACCAATTTAAGGAGTCACGCCTAGGAGATATACCTAAATAATTCGCTACTTCAATCAAATCTACATGACCAGTTAATCTCTCATTCATTAGTAGACCAACTAAATCTACGTTAAGTCTCCCTGAAATCGAGTAGTGCCCATAGGTACCTTGACTCACTTCAGAGCCTATCTTCCTTCCTATATCTATTTTCACTCCTAACGAATTGGCTCTTTCTGTAATATATTTCCAATGAAAGACGTCTACGTCAAAGACATATATTATATCGGGGTCATAATTCAATATGTAGTCAACGAATTTCCTTATAATTTTAAGATCATCCATGCTTTCGTCTAAACTAAACTGCATGCTACCTTCCTTGCTCCACAAGCTCAAAACAACTATTGGATCTTTTCTAGGGTTCAAGGATCCATATTTACTATAGATCTGAAAATCGATCCCAATAGCCCTTAATTCTGGTATCTTACCCTCATAGTGCGAAAGAATTTTATCTAAAATATATACTTTTTTTGTGCGAAAACCCTCCAGCTTTACCTCACTTACTTCAGCCTTAAACCAAGTAAATGGTCTTAGATCGAAATCTATTGAATATCTCATAGTAAACCTTATGTCCGCATCGAAAATACTTTTTATACCATTTATCCTACTGATCTTTTCTCTGCACCTCTTAATTTGAGTAGGTGTGGAAGTTTGAACAAGTAGAGCATCTACAACATTACCTAAGTATTTCCTTTTAACTTTAGTAATTAGGAGAACCTCACAATTCTTTCTTATGTTTTCAATTATTTCATCCCCATTACCCTCATATACGAGGTAAAAATATGGTTTAAAATTTCTCTCTACTACTACGCAACTGTTCCCTTCATCATCAATGCTCCAAATGTAAATTAGTGGAATGTTATCTTTGATTTCATAAGAGAAGTCTAATATAAAGAAATCCTTAATCATATATTACTAACCAAATGACTGGCTTTTTAATTTATTCAAAGTTTCTAACAATTAATCTAAAAATTTATAGTATAAATTCTTTATCATCACAAACGCGTGCTTACTTCTTCCATAATAATTCCTACGGATATACATTATAAGATAACCGTTTTCTTGATAAAAGGAAATTGCTGGCAAGTTATTAATATTGACTTCTAAATATGAGTATTTCGCTCCATTCAACTTGAATCTTTCCTCAATCTCACTCAGAAGTTTGGTGCCAATACCCTTCTTTCTGTATGCGGGTTCTACAGCTATTGAAACGATGTGCCCTCTATAGCCATATTGAATTATGCCTATTATATACCCTATTATTTTCTCTCCTTCTTTTGCAACCAAGTAAAGTTTATTCGCAAGAAACAAATATGTCCTTAATAACGAATAGGGATACGGATCGTCAAAGCTTTCCGTCTCTATCTGGAATATCTGACCTAAATCCGCCTCTGTTGCATCAGTTATAATTACCATGCTATGAAACTATAATTTGTGAGGATATTAGAATTTGATGAGAAACGCCAAGCAGCCAAACTACATATAGAGTCAGAGGACGATTTATGGATTTTACATTTAATTCTAGAAAAAGGTGATAAAGTAGTAGCTAAAACTACCCGAGATATAGGATTGGGAAAGGAGAGTAGAAGAATACCAATGACCATTGTCCTTAAAGTAGATTATACAGAGTTTCAAGAGTTCACAAATAGATTACGAATTCATGGAATAATAGAAGATGCTCCTGAAAGATTTGGAATAAGAGGAGCTCATCATACTATTAATTTAGATATAGGAGATGAGATTATTATTATAAAACAACAATGGAATAAGTATGCGTTAGATAAACTTAAGAAGCAAGCTGATAAGAGAAGCAAGATAATAATTGCATTGGTAGATTTTGATGAGTATTTAATTGCAATACCATTTGAGCAAGGGATAAAGATACTCTCGGAGAAATCATTAAGATCATTAAATGAAGAAGAAGGAATAATAGAGCAAAATGCGTTGGAGGTTGCAACGGAGCTTGCAGAGTATGTGAAACAATACAATCCAGATGCTATACTACTAGCTGGGCCTGGATTCTTTAAAGAGGAAGTTGCTAAAAAAGTAAATAATATTTTAAAAAATAAGAAGGTTTATATTGATAGCGTATCATCGGCCACTAGGGCTGGTCTTCATGAGATATTGAAGAGAGATATAATAGACAAGATAATGTCAGATTATGAGATTGCAATAGGAGCTAAGAAAATGGAAAAGGCTATGGAACTTTTGGCGAAACAACCAGAACTAGTGACCTATGGCTTGGAACAAGTGAAGAATGCTGTCGAAATGGGTGCTGTAGAAACAGTTTTACTGATCGAAGACCTATTATCTTCAAACAATCAAGAAAGGCTAGCAATTGAAAGAATTCTTGAGGATATAGAAAATAAAAGGGGGGAGATAATATTAGTGCCTAAAGAATCGCCAATCTATTTTGAATTAAAGAATCTTACTGGTATATTAGCTATTCTTAGATTTAGAATAAATTAGCTTCTCTCCTACTCTTAATCTTCGTGAATCAGGGTGCTCCTCAACTATATAAATTTCGTCTATTAAATCAGTGTACTCATTTAATAGATCTTTGATAATACTTGGCGAAACAGAGTATTCATTTGAACCATTAAACTCACCAAAATTCTCCAATGAGGGAATCTTATGGTTGGTCTTAACTATAGCTCTTACAATTGTGGCCTCATTAGTATACTCCTCATAGGGTTTTGAATTATATTTGATTATTCTAAAAAATCTAGTTCTAGTTTCCACCAGATCTTTATAAACAGAACTACAATAATGGACAGTAATCTTTTTGTCTTCTTCAAATTTTTTTAGAACATCTAAGGCAGTATCAAAACTACCTTCTACTCCCGTTATTCCATGTTTAGCATGAAGACCTTTACTATTTAGATTCAAATAGTTCCTAGCATTTAGCTCTAGCTCATTTAAATTTACAAACTTAACATTATTTTCCTCAGCCCATTTAACTAATCTGACAATTTTATACCCCTCGTTCGGAATAGCTGGTAATTCTAAACCTACATCAATATCGTACTTTAAAGCTATCTTTACTGCATTTAGATATAGCTCTTTTACTGGGTGAAAACGTATCTCATCCAGCCCTGCACTAACCAGCTCCTTCATTACATCGTCATTAACATAACGTCCAGTAGTGTAAAGATGAATATGAAAATCCGAACCGAATTCATTCTTTAGTTTGTCAATAATCTCAATTACTCTACCTATTTCAAGAATAGGATCACCACCAGTTATTCCCGCACCTAGAGCTTTCATCCTATATGCCTCATATATGACGTCCATAGCGTCTTTTACTTCAGTCTCATTTGCAAATATCCTATTTTTTCCAAATCTGTCATCACTTACGGGACAATAATAGCAGTTGTCATCGCATTCGCCAGTGATAAAGAGGACTAATTTACCTCCTAACCTACAGAGTTCACATCCTTTAGGTAATTTTCCAGTGTATAGTCCTATCTCTGGATTTCCTATAATGGTCAATTAACTCATCTATCCTTTTAATGATATTCACGTTTTTAATTTCTTCTCTTATTACCTCTAGCTGTCTGACTCCCTCATAACCATTAAGGGGCTTATTTGACTGTAGCTTAGGAAAGCCCTCGTTACCACCCTCCGGAAAATACCAATCTTTAAACCAAGTGAAGCCTGCTAATAATAATGATAAACCTAGAGGAGTCTCAACAGGGTGAGTGCCCTTATATAGCATCTCACGGGTTTCATTATCCCTAATGTAGGTTACAAATAGTTTTCCTCCTGGAGAGAGGAAGTTATATATAACCTTGAAAAAATTTTCCTCTAGATTTTCATTTCTTAGAATAGGATAGTAGTCTATCTCTAACCAAGGAGTATAGTAACCCCTGCCGCTAAAGTAATTACATTTACCTATTTGACTACCATCGTTTAATACAAGATTAAATGATACAAGTTCCTTTATATGAGTATTTTTCAAATCTCTTACTTCTAACTTATAATATAAACTAAGACTTACTCCATTAAGCTCAGACATCTACCATCCTCTTGAAAAATTTGTTGGACTTATACATCTTGTTAAATGCGTCATAAATACTTTCGTTACCGCTTAAATCATATCTCAAAAAAATGCCAGTGTGTCCTCGCTCAATTCTCTTAGTCAATAACCTTTTTCTCTCCATTATAGTATCTAGTGAAATCTTAAGAAGTTTTGAAACGTAATCCTCATTTCCTTCCAATGGAATTTCCATATGACCGTTTTCAGTTGGGATTATTAGCATTAGTTTCTTATTAACGCCAGGGACTCTTCTATTTTCTAGAAGATCCTTTAAATCTACTAGACCGCCAAATGAATAAAACTCAATCTCATTTCTCCTTAATCTGCCCAATGGAAAGGAAATAACTATAGTTTCTTCTTCATCTATTGATAAATATGCCTTAGGCGCGGAATTTGGTGTAGCTTGAACGATATACTTATGATTTACATTAAGTGTATCCAATACGATTTGATTAGGGTTAAATACTATAACATCTACGTCGCTTTTCTCATTCACATCACCACGAGCAACAGAACCATAAACATAGCCTTCCATCCCATATTGTTTCAAGAGTGAAAGTATTTCAATGGCTATCTTTCTCTTGCCATTTAAGATTTTCCAATGACGCTCCGTATAATCTATTTGCACATCTTTTTAATTTCTAAATACATTATTAGATTTGTGGATCAAATATACCTAGCTGTAACGATATTCTTATCCTTTTGGCTAATTATCTATGTTTTTAGAAGAAAACTAGAGAAATATAACCTAACAGTTTATCCATTTTTTATATTATGGAGGAAAAAAGCCAGGGAATATTGGTTTCCTAGATTTTCCAGATCAAAAGGTTATAAAGTTTATGAAAAAATTGCCCTACCTTTAGGTTTTTTACTTATGATAGCTGGAATTTCAACAATATTATATGTAATAATAGAAATGCTGACCATCAAACCCAATCAAACTCCGACAATAGCGCTAAAACCAATAATTCCAGGTTTAACGATAAGTATTTCCCAGTTACCCTACATATTACTAGCTATAGGAGTTTCAGTAGCTATACACGAGATTTTTCATGCATTGTCCGCCACATCAAATAATGTAAAGGTAAAAAATGGAGGAGTTCTATTACTTGGAATATTTCCTGGAGCATTTGTAGAACCAGACGAAGATGATTTTAATAAATCCACAACTGATGCAAAACTTAAAATAATTGCTGCAGGAATAGTGATTAACTTGGTTTTAGCACTAATAGCACTTCCGTTTTCCTTTGAACTTCCATATTTACCTTCAGAACTATCTCAAGGAATAATGATAGAGGGAATAGTTAATAACTCTCCGGCTGCTAATGCATCAATTCATGCCGGTGATGTGATATGCTATATAAATGGTTATCGTGTAACAACATTATCCCAGCTTCATGAACTTCTTTATAAATACAATACCGTCTTTATAACTCTTAAACATCCTAATGGTACTTTGAGTAATGTAACTGTTAACGTACTTGATCACCTTTTGGGAGTGTATGTAACGTATTATATTCCAGATTATTTGATTGCAATTTTAACGTTCTTTACATGGCTATTTATAGTGAATTTCAGCTTAGCTATATTTAATGCTGCACCCCTTATAATAACGGATGGAGGAAAACTCTTCACTGAATTATTAAAGAGAGTACTGGGAGAAAGTAACGGCGAAAAAATTTCATATTATTTACAGTCACTATTCTTCTTGATCTTTATATTTGCAATATTTCTCTCTAATCGTCCTCTAGGATAACCTTACTACTTATCATGGGGAAAGGAATAACTTCTTTGATGCTGTAATTATTTGTCACTAACATAACTATTCTATCTATACCAATACCTAAACCTCCAGTAGGTGGCATTCCATAACTCAAGGCCCTTACAAAATCCTTATCGTAAGGATGAGCCTCCTCATCTCCTCTTCTAAACATCTCTTGTTCTTCTCTAAATAGTTTATCTTGTAATATAGGATCATTCAGTTCCGTGTACGCATTTGCAATCTCCATGCCTGCTATGAACATCTCGAATCTTTCTACTAGTCCAGGTTTATTCCTATGTGGTTTACAAAGGGGTGTAGTCTCTATTGGATAATCAGTTATAAAGGTTGGGTTGGTTAAAGTGGGTGTAACTAGTTTATCGAATAATTTCTCTATCATTAGACCTCTAACATACTGGTTTCCTCTAGGAATTAGATTATATTTTTTCATTAGCTCCTTAAGTTCATCATCACTCATATTTTCAACGTTCTTGCCTAAAATTTCAGATAAAGAATCATACATACTGATTCTCTTGAAGGGAGCTTCAAAGTCTATTTCATATTTTCCATATGCTACCTTAGTACTATTTGTAACCCTTTTGATCACACTTTTAAGTAGATCTTCAGTTAAATTCATTATATCATTGTAGTCAGCGTATGCCCAATAGAGCTCTAAGAGAGTAAACTCAGGGTTATGAGTTACATCAATATCTTCGTTTCTAAAGACCTTTCCTATTTCGAAAACTTTGTTAAATCCGCCTATTATATACCTTTTTAAGTACAATTCTAATGCTATTCTTAAGTACCAATCTTCGTTTAAGTAATTTACATGTGTTTTAAACGGTTTTGCTAATGCCCCACCATATACTGGTTGAACAATAGGCGTTTCAACTTCAATAAAGCCTTTAGAATAGAGAAACTCTCTAATTTCTCTTATGATCATATATCTTATTTCCATAGCCTTCCTAGCACTATCATTATAGAGGAAATCCACATATCTATGCGCATATCTAAATTCTGGGGAAAGTTTAGACCAATCTGGAGGTTCTATAAGGGCTTTCGATAATAATTGGTAATCCTTTACGAGTAGGCTTAATTCTCCCTTCATGGTATAAAATAAATCACCTCTTACACCTATTATATCCCCTCTACCAACGTATGTGAAGAATCTGTCATATTTCTCTTTAAGCTCATCAACCCTCATATATATTTGTAATTTCTCACCTTCATCAAATATATCTACAAATGATGCTTTTCCATGCCTTCTGATATTAGCTACACGCCCTGCTGTAGATATATTAAACATAAATGGCTCATGGGATTTGTTACCTTGTGATGATGCAAGAAGCTTAATATCTTTGATTAAATGTGTTATTTCGTATTTATGAGGATATGGCTCAATGCCATTTTTTCTTAATTCTTCAACGATTTTTATTCTCCTTTCGTCCCAGTTCATCAACAATTAGATAACTTGACAAAAATTAAAGTCTGTCTTCTTTTTCGTTTAGATGTATGGGCCCGGCGGGACTCGAACCCGCGACCACTGGGTCTCTCCTCTCCAGATACACTTCATCCCCATAAAGGGTCTTTAGACCCAATGTCTAGCATTAATATCTGGAGCCCAGCACTCTACCTGGCTAAGCTACGGGCCCATAACTAATTATTAGATAGGACTAAAAACAAAATAAGTTTACTGGTAAAAAATATTGTTGGATTTAACTTGAAGTTTTACCTTTAATTTCGTTTACTCTCTTAACTATTTCGTCAACTAAATCCTTAGCCTCGCCAGGCTCTAAGATAGCAGCAGATGCTGTAGCCACTTGCAACCCACAAGCTTCACCTAAAGCTTTTTTAGAGGAAACGTACACATAAGGTATCTTTTTCTCATCGCATAGCAATGGTAAGTGTGCAACTATTTCCTCTGGTTGTACATCTTCAGCAATAACTACTAATTTAGCTTGTCCCCTTTCTACTGCTTTTGTTGTCTCATTTGTACCTTTCTTTATTTTTCCACTTTCCTTAGCTTTTCTTACTGCCTCCAATACCTTATCTGCTAGATCTTGCGGTACTTCAAACTTAACATAACTAGCTTTTGACATCGCGTTCATCCTCCTCTAGTTTCGTCACGCAACTCTTTAAAAGTATTAGCAAAAAATAAAGTTTACTATAGAATAAAGCAAAAGCTTAGCCCTTTTAGGTGGAGATAGGTGTCATCCAGGTTTTGGAGTCTATAAATATAAATTTCTATATTTATATTGAGAGTTTTTGTTCTATGTTCCGATAGTGTCGTCATTTGTATATAATTTCATTAATTGAGGCTAATCTCTGGGTCGAGAAGATACTAAGATAAAGTTATTATATGCCTTATTTTAATATAGAAATATAAATAGCTTAATGATGACACTATCTATGTTCCTCTCATGTGCCACTTAAATGATAGGTATAACGTTAAATCGATAATAAAAATCTCCTTGGATTACATGGAGGAGATTAATCGTGTGAAAAGATTACAGAGACCATATTACCGTCTTTCTTGTCCACTCTTACAAATCCAAATCTATAAAATTGCACAATTTCATCTATCTCCAAATCCTTTACAATTCTTTCTGCATAACCATTTATTATTTTTATATCATCTCTTTCCGCTTTTTCTACTATTACTGGAACTTTTTCGTCCGATTTTACCCATTGAACTATTCTTGCATTGACTTTCTTAGCCTCATCTAACGTCTTACTGTGAAAAACAAGCTTACGATTACGCTTATCAACTCTGACATTACACAACTCCATTAACCTCAATACGCTACCATCCTCTGCATCGATAGATTCTATCAAAATTTTATCACCAGAATTAACAATGATAGTTCTATCCACTTCCTCTTGT is a genomic window containing:
- a CDS encoding DNA-directed DNA polymerase; this encodes MIKDFFILDFSYEIKDNIPLIYIWSIDDEGNSCVVVERNFKPYFYLVYEGNGDEIIENIRKNCEVLLITKVKRKYLGNVVDALLVQTSTPTQIKRCREKISRINGIKSIFDADIRFTMRYSIDFDLRPFTWFKAEVSEVKLEGFRTKKVYILDKILSHYEGKIPELRAIGIDFQIYSKYGSLNPRKDPIVVLSLWSKEGSMQFSLDESMDDLKIIRKFVDYILNYDPDIIYVFDVDVFHWKYITERANSLGVKIDIGRKIGSEVSQGTYGHYSISGRLNVDLVGLLMNERLTGHVDLIEVANYLGISPRRDSLNWYEISRYWDDEKNRDLVKQYSLENAKSIYLLGNFLLSPYSELVKITGLPLDKLSVASWGNRIEASLIRTAAKSEELIPVRMDNPNRSLKIKKTVIEPKIGIYSDAYVLDISSVYLSVIRKFNIGPDTLVKGQCDDCYVSTISNYKFKREPSSLYKTFLEELSNIQDIRKLEVIEELMSSFYDYIHWINSRWYSREIASAVDELSYEIVKLVIDLIKNSGFEAILANDLLVFVKGGSGDKLNELIFKINSLYDLNLKVRKIYRSLLILGNDRYAGLLEGDKIDIARIGKEDMDLCELVRNVKRKVVEEILISKDVKKAVKLVKSAVIKLRRGEFNIRELITWVHIEKDLSEYDKQLAFVVAARKAIQSGYLISKDSRIGYLIVKGHGSVHDRAEPFFFVKEKNRIDIEYYVDQLLRESLKVLTPLGVSEESLKKTNITDILDMFGASKKK
- the rimI gene encoding ribosomal protein S18-alanine N-acetyltransferase; amino-acid sequence: MVIITDATEADLGQIFQIETESFDDPYPYSLLRTYLFLANKLYLVAKEGEKIIGYIIGIIQYGYRGHIVSIAVEPAYRKKGIGTKLLSEIEERFKLNGAKYSYLEVNINNLPAISFYQENGYLIMYIRRNYYGRSKHAFVMIKNLYYKFLD
- a CDS encoding mRNA surveillance protein pelota; this encodes MRILEFDEKRQAAKLHIESEDDLWILHLILEKGDKVVAKTTRDIGLGKESRRIPMTIVLKVDYTEFQEFTNRLRIHGIIEDAPERFGIRGAHHTINLDIGDEIIIIKQQWNKYALDKLKKQADKRSKIIIALVDFDEYLIAIPFEQGIKILSEKSLRSLNEEEGIIEQNALEVATELAEYVKQYNPDAILLAGPGFFKEEVAKKVNNILKNKKVYIDSVSSATRAGLHEILKRDIIDKIMSDYEIAIGAKKMEKAMELLAKQPELVTYGLEQVKNAVEMGAVETVLLIEDLLSSNNQERLAIERILEDIENKRGEIILVPKESPIYFELKNLTGILAILRFRIN
- a CDS encoding radical SAM protein; amino-acid sequence: MTIIGNPEIGLYTGKLPKGCELCRLGGKLVLFITGECDDNCYYCPVSDDRFGKNRIFANETEVKDAMDVIYEAYRMKALGAGITGGDPILEIGRVIEIIDKLKNEFGSDFHIHLYTTGRYVNDDVMKELVSAGLDEIRFHPVKELYLNAVKIALKYDIDVGLELPAIPNEGYKIVRLVKWAEENNVKFVNLNELELNARNYLNLNSKGLHAKHGITGVEGSFDTALDVLKKFEEDKKITVHYCSSVYKDLVETRTRFFRIIKYNSKPYEEYTNEATIVRAIVKTNHKIPSLENFGEFNGSNEYSVSPSIIKDLLNEYTDLIDEIYIVEEHPDSRRLRVGEKLIYSKSKNS
- a CDS encoding DUF1122 family protein → MSELNGVSLSLYYKLEVRDLKNTHIKELVSFNLVLNDGSQIGKCNYFSGRGYYTPWLEIDYYPILRNENLEENFFKVIYNFLSPGGKLFVTYIRDNETREMLYKGTHPVETPLGLSLLLAGFTWFKDWYFPEGGNEGFPKLQSNKPLNGYEGVRQLEVIREEIKNVNIIKRIDELIDHYRKSRDRTIHWKIT
- a CDS encoding nucleotidyltransferase domain-containing protein, translated to MQIDYTERHWKILNGKRKIAIEILSLLKQYGMEGYVYGSVARGDVNEKSDVDVIVFNPNQIVLDTLNVNHKYIVQATPNSAPKAYLSIDEEETIVISFPLGRLRRNEIEFYSFGGLVDLKDLLENRRVPGVNKKLMLIIPTENGHMEIPLEGNEDYVSKLLKISLDTIMERKRLLTKRIERGHTGIFLRYDLSGNESIYDAFNKMYKSNKFFKRMVDV
- a CDS encoding site-2 protease family protein; the protein is MTLRIIYLHIFLISKYIIRFVDQIYLAVTIFLSFWLIIYVFRRKLEKYNLTVYPFFILWRKKAREYWFPRFSRSKGYKVYEKIALPLGFLLMIAGISTILYVIIEMLTIKPNQTPTIALKPIIPGLTISISQLPYILLAIGVSVAIHEIFHALSATSNNVKVKNGGVLLLGIFPGAFVEPDEDDFNKSTTDAKLKIIAAGIVINLVLALIALPFSFELPYLPSELSQGIMIEGIVNNSPAANASIHAGDVICYINGYRVTTLSQLHELLYKYNTVFITLKHPNGTLSNVTVNVLDHLLGVYVTYYIPDYLIAILTFFTWLFIVNFSLAIFNAAPLIITDGGKLFTELLKRVLGESNGEKISYYLQSLFFLIFIFAIFLSNRPLG
- the lysS gene encoding lysine--tRNA ligase is translated as MNWDERRIKIVEELRKNGIEPYPHKYEITHLIKDIKLLASSQGNKSHEPFMFNISTAGRVANIRRHGKASFVDIFDEGEKLQIYMRVDELKEKYDRFFTYVGRGDIIGVRGDLFYTMKGELSLLVKDYQLLSKALIEPPDWSKLSPEFRYAHRYVDFLYNDSARKAMEIRYMIIREIREFLYSKGFIEVETPIVQPVYGGALAKPFKTHVNYLNEDWYLRIALELYLKRYIIGGFNKVFEIGKVFRNEDIDVTHNPEFTLLELYWAYADYNDIMNLTEDLLKSVIKRVTNSTKVAYGKYEIDFEAPFKRISMYDSLSEILGKNVENMSDDELKELMKKYNLIPRGNQYVRGLMIEKLFDKLVTPTLTNPTFITDYPIETTPLCKPHRNKPGLVERFEMFIAGMEIANAYTELNDPILQDKLFREEQEMFRRGDEEAHPYDKDFVRALSYGMPPTGGLGIGIDRIVMLVTNNYSIKEVIPFPMISSKVILEDD
- the rpl7ae gene encoding 50S ribosomal protein L7Ae → MSKASYVKFEVPQDLADKVLEAVRKAKESGKIKKGTNETTKAVERGQAKLVVIAEDVQPEEIVAHLPLLCDEKKIPYVYVSSKKALGEACGLQVATASAAILEPGEAKDLVDEIVKRVNEIKGKTSS